The Chlorocebus sabaeus isolate Y175 chromosome 6, mChlSab1.0.hap1, whole genome shotgun sequence genome has a segment encoding these proteins:
- the NDUFA11 gene encoding NADH dehydrogenase [ubiquinone] 1 alpha subcomplex subunit 11, with protein sequence MAPKVFHQYWEIPDGTDCHRKAYATTSVASVAGLTAAAYRVTLNPPGTFLEGVAKVGQYTFTAAAVGAVFGLTSCISAQVREKPDDPLNYFLGGCAGGLTLGARTHNYGIGTSACVFLGIVASLVKMGRLEGWEVFAKPKV encoded by the exons ATGGCGCCGAAGGTTTTTCATCAGTACTGGGAAATCCCCGATGGCACCGATTGCCACCGCAAAGCCTACGCCACCACCAGTGTTGCCAGCGTCGCTG GCCTGACCGCCGCTGCCTACAGAGTCACACTCAATCCTCCGGGCACCTTCCTTGAAGGAGTGGCTAAGGTCGGACAATACACGTTCACTGCAG CTGCTGTCGGGGCCGTGTTTGGCCTCACCTCCTGCATCAGCGCCCAGGTCCGCGAGAAGCCCGACGACCCCCTGAACTATTTCCTCGGTGGCTGCGCCGGAGGCCTGACTCTGGGGGCACGTA CGCACAACTACGGGATCGGCACCAGCGCCTGCGTATTCTTGGGCATAGTGGCCTCCCTGGTCAAGATGGGCCGGCTGGAGGGCTGGGAAGTGTTTGCAAAACCCAAGGTGTGA